From Chrysemys picta bellii isolate R12L10 chromosome 1, ASM1138683v2, whole genome shotgun sequence:
tctatggcctgttttatacaagagatcagactagataatcacaatggtcccttctggccttggaatctatgaaaaacctCCCACAAATTTCAGAATTAAGTGATCTAATTAcaaacatgggggtgggggggtcttccTACGGGGCTACTCTGGGGCTACTGCCTCTCTACTCTCAAGTATCTTGAAAGTTGATAGCATGTTTTTTGGGACACCCtcttccaccccccaaaaaaatcatgttaaaatattttgctttcaagAGCAACCTTATTAAAAATAAGCACTATAAAATAGTAACAGATATCATTGAGACATTCTTTTACTGTAATTTATTGTGATCTATGATTCTGTTTGTCCCTATAGTTTGTGCTTTTAAAGGGCTAATTTCAACTTGAAATATTGtcagttttaaaaatgaattaaaattaattttagataTCACACCTGTCCCTAGGtccattacaaaaatattttcttgtccATCTCTGTGTAAATACTACAGAGGGTTTAATAAAACGTAAAAATGAACTGGAAAGCCAAAAGAATACCAATGCAGTTACCAATATCAATGCAGTACAGGTGTCTGGCCACAGAGAAAAGACAAATTAATGTGCCAATGCTTTTTTCATTTGTTATAGAATTTCATCAAGTGTCCTAAACTTCCAGTATGATTTAGTCCACTACCAGATGGCCTAGTTGGAAAAACAAATGAATCTGTCTATTACAGTGGCTGAATGCTCTGGTGTGACATTACTAAACTGAGCAGGAAGGTGGTAGGATGCCATACCGTAAAAGAGACTTGGCCATACTTAGAAGCCCTTATAAGTATGGGTTTTAGAGACAACATGTCATATTAACAGTTTATTACAGTGACACTTAGAGTCTGTCTCCTAAATCACGTGATGACAATAATCTTTTCCAGCATTTTTAATGACACCACTGTAAAGTTGTATTCTCACTGTTTTGCAGCTGAAGAGATAAAAAAGCTCCGGAAACAGTTGGATGAACTCCAGAAGGAAAATGGGCGATACATAGAACTACTGAAAGCAAATGACATTTGCCTGTACGATgatcccacaattcactggaaaGGGAATCTCAAAAGTGCAAAGGTCTCTGTTGTTATTCCTAGCGATCAGGTTCAAAAGAACATCATTGTCTATTCAAATGGGAGTCAACCTGGTGGAAATAACCAGGGGGCATCTGTCCAGGGAATAACTTTTAATGTTGGTCATAACTTACAAAAACAAACTGCCAATGTTGTACCAGTTCAGAGAACTTGCAACTTAGTGACTCCTGTGACCATTTCTGGTGTTTACCCCACAGAAAACAAGCCATGGTCTCAGACCACAGTTTCTCCATTGGCGTCCAATCAACCAGTTCCTGCTGAGAATATTCTTGAGCTTTCCACCTCAGAGAATGAGCAGGACATGCTTACCTCTGCTACTGCAAGCTCACAGAATGCTTCTCAGTCTGGGACAGAACAAGAATTACAGTGTTCCTCAAGTAGCACACCACAGAATGATCAAAATGTccccaaaattaaaaatggaCAAGAATGCACCAAGTTAATGAAAAAAACAATCATGCATGGCATCAGCATTCCTTCTAACACCACCGTAGAGGCCTCTCAAGTTCAACAGGTGAATGTGACCTCTTCAAGCATACAGGATCCTAGAAGTGAATTTCAAGAAAGGTTTGTCGTTTCAGCAACTGATACCACTTGTACCCCATCTGTGAGACTCTCCATTGTGGATAGCCTCTCTTCAGTAAACATCCTCAAAAGTACAGACTTATTAAGTAGTGCTGGGGTGCCTGTGACTTCTGCAATAGAAACTGTTAAGGCTGTAACAGCAATAAGCACACTGCCTGCTGGTCCATTAGACAACTGTTGGTCTTTTTCAGGCTCCTCAGGTGTTGGCACTTCTGATTTGAAAAACATGAGTAGCCTTACACGGATCCCTTCAGCTGGAATTACACAAACCACATGGACTACTTTGCAGCTAGCAGGAAACACCGTTCAGCCACTAACCCAGACACCATCCAGTGTTATGACTGCATTGTTAAACGAGCCAGTTAATGGTGCTGGTACCATATCTTCCACCCAGAACAGACATTTAGCTCCAAGCATCAGTTTGAATACTTCTGTGCCTGGAGATGGGCAGGCAGCTGAAGAAATTGTTGTTACCTTGCCCTCTTGCCCATCTGTACCTATGCAGCCATTAATCACTCAACCACAGGTTAAAACACAGCCTGCTGGAAACatctttccattgaattcagctATGCAGGTAATTCAGATGGCTCAGACAATTGGGTCAGCTGTTACTGCGGTACCAGCTAATCAGAATGTCATAATTCTCCAGCCTCCTAACACCACACCATGTCCCCCAGTGGTGAGAGCTGAAGTCCCCAGCCAAACCGTTGGTCAACAGATTGTAATTATACAAGCAGCTAATCAGaattctcttcctctcctctctGCACAGCCCCCTGGTTCTCTCAGAGTTCCTGTGAATGGAGCCAGTCCAATAGCAAGCTCTAACAGCTCTGTGCAAAATACCTCTGCTCCACAAACTTTTGGAGGGAAACATCTTGTCCATATATTACCAAGACCACCTTCTTTACCATCTTCTAGTGCTACACAAACTTTTTCAGTTACAATGTCAAATCAACAACAGCCTCAGACTATTTCTTTAAATGGACAGCTGTTTGCATTGCAGCCTATGATGTCCTCATCTGGAGCTTCAAATCAAGCCCCTATGCAAATTATTCAACCTACCACTAGCGAAGATCCGAATACCAATGTTGCCCTCAATACATTCGGTGCTTTAGCTAACCTCAATCAGAGCATATCACAAATGGCTGGGCAAAGCTGTTTACAGCTGTCCCTTAGTCAGCCTACTAATCCAACAACTGCCAGCAGCCAGATTGCCCCAATTAACGGTGTTTCATTACCAACTTCTGCAGCATCTTCCATAGCTACTGAAAGTTCAACAGTGTTATCCAGTGCTTCTAATTCTATAAACACTTCTCCAAAAAAAGCTTCTGCGGGTTTGCCATCAAACATAAAATCAAAAAGGACAAACAAAAAGACAAGTACTAAAAAACATTTAGCAGCCAACAGCAAAGTATCATGTCCAGTGAATCCTTGCAGAGATGCAGGGAAGCTTGATTGCACTACTGTGGAAGCTACAGCAGAGCATTCAAATGGTGAAGGACTGCTTGAAAACATGCCTGTAGTATCACAAGCAAACAGCATGGCAGCACCAACTGATTTAAGCATTTCTGACTGTCAATCCAAAGAGACTCTGAGTTCTGAACAGATGGTGAGTTTACCAGAGCTGAGTTCAACAGAGGTACCGAGTTCATCACCGCTAGAATCTGTGATGTCAGAACAGTTTGTACTGGTTCCATCAAGTTCCAAAGATTCCACTGCTCTTCTGCAAACATCTCGGAATAACCCGTTACCTGACTCTATGTTGCCAGAATCTTCCAAATCGTGTGTTACCACCAGCATCTCAATGTCCTCTGCCACTGAAACACATGTGACAATTTCTCAGGTTTCTGGGGCATCAGCACCACAAAACAGTGTAACGACAGACCATGCTTCTGAGGCAGAAAGCATTTCAGAGACCTGCGGTGTTGGGCAAGACTCATCAATTGTGATGCAAACCACAGACTTGTTAGAGGGACAAGGTCTAACCAAAATGCTGTCTGACCTTACTAAAGAAAGAACAGCGATGCTAAAACCCTCCTTTTCGCTTCAGGTGGAACATtctgatttccccccagaaaactCTAAAACAATAAAATCAAATGTTGATTTGCCTGAGAAGCAGGAACTTTTGTTAATGAACACTGAAGGTGACACTCTCATGCAACATCATTCCTGCATTTCCGATCAAGAGGTTGTTAGTGGTTCTCTTATTGCTAGCAGGCAGGCGGACTCTCCAATGTCAACTAGCTCTGGGAGTAGTCGTGGCTTCTCAGTTGCATCCATGTTGCCAGACACATCTAGGGAAGATGTTACCAGCAGCACATCAACAAATACATGTAACAGTTGCACTTTTTCAGAGCAAACTGACATTGTAGCTCTTGCAGCAAGAGCTATTTTTGACCAAGAGAACCTTGAAAAAAGTGGAGGGGGAATACAAGTTAATTTAAGGGATGCTGCCGCTAAGTCTTCTGAAGTTGCACCTTTGGAAAGCGAGCAGCAGCCTTTTAAACCACAAACAGTCAAAGCTAATGTAAGACAGCTGGAAGCAGCACCAAACAAATTCCATGCTCAGGATCCAGTGCAAGCAAATGTTGATAGACCAGTGGAAAAACCAAGCTGTTCTGTAGGAGTGGAAACATCAAATACTGTACAGATTTCAACTTCCCAGTCACCAAATGTAACCAGTTTAAGTGTAAATAATCTCATACATCAAAGTCGCATCATCCACCCCCTTGTAAGTTGTTCAGGTTTATCCCAGCCTTCAGAGCAAGCAGCTGTTCCCGCCACAGGGATTCGGTCCATATCATCTAGTTCCTATGTCAGTCAATCTCCGGGATCAGCTATGATGACTGAATATGCTCAAGATCAACTGAGTGCTATTAGGGCAAACACCATGCAGGCTCCACAGATGCAGGAACCACACTTAAAGCAGCAAAACCATGAAAGTCGCAAAGACTCTGCTAAACGTGCTGTCCAAGAGGACCTTCTGCTTTCTTCAGCGAAGAGGCAGAAGCAGTGTCAGACAACGCCTGTCAGGCTTGAAGACGTGGCATTGACGAACCGAACACCAGACAGTATTGCTGACCAAACTCAAATGTTGGTTAGTCAGATCCCTCCTAATTCATCCAATCCAGTTGTGTTAGTGAGCAATCAAGGGCACACAGATGGTCTTAACAGATTATTCCCATCCAACAACAACTTTGTGACCTCTGCTTTGAGGCAAACTGAAGTTCAGTGCAGTTCTCAGCCATCCATTTCAGAGCAGCAAGGTCAGACTGGAGGTCAGCATCTGCAAGCTATACAACATGTACCTGCTCAAGGCGTATCTCATCTTCACAGTAACCACCCATACTTAAAACAACAGCAGGCTGGACAGTTAAGAGAGAGGCATCACTTATATCAGCTACAGCACCATGTTCCTCATGCAGAGAGCTCAGTCCATTCTCAATCCCACAGTGTCCACCAACAAAGAGCAATACAGCAAGAGGTACAAATGCAAAAGAAACGAAGCCTTGTCCAGGGAACCCAAGCCAGT
This genomic window contains:
- the USF3 gene encoding basic helix-loop-helix domain-containing protein USF3 isoform X1 translates to MPEMTENETPMKKQHRKKNRETHNAVERHRKKKINAGINRIGELIPCSPALKQSKNMILDQAFKYITEMKRQNDELLLNGGNNEQAEEIKKLRKQLDELQKENGRYIELLKANDICLYDDPTIHWKGNLKSAKVSVVIPSDQVQKNIIVYSNGSQPGGNNQGASVQGITFNVGHNLQKQTANVVPVQRTCNLVTPVTISGVYPTENKPWSQTTVSPLASNQPVPAENILELSTSENEQDMLTSATASSQNASQSGTEQELQCSSSSTPQNDQNVPKIKNGQECTKLMKKTIMHGISIPSNTTVEASQVQQVNVTSSSIQDPRSEFQERFVVSATDTTCTPSVRLSIVDSLSSVNILKSTDLLSSAGVPVTSAIETVKAVTAISTLPAGPLDNCWSFSGSSGVGTSDLKNMSSLTRIPSAGITQTTWTTLQLAGNTVQPLTQTPSSVMTALLNEPVNGAGTISSTQNRHLAPSISLNTSVPGDGQAAEEIVVTLPSCPSVPMQPLITQPQVKTQPAGNIFPLNSAMQVIQMAQTIGSAVTAVPANQNVIILQPPNTTPCPPVVRAEVPSQTVGQQIVIIQAANQNSLPLLSAQPPGSLRVPVNGASPIASSNSSVQNTSAPQTFGGKHLVHILPRPPSLPSSSATQTFSVTMSNQQQPQTISLNGQLFALQPMMSSSGASNQAPMQIIQPTTSEDPNTNVALNTFGALANLNQSISQMAGQSCLQLSLSQPTNPTTASSQIAPINGVSLPTSAASSIATESSTVLSSASNSINTSPKKASAGLPSNIKSKRTNKKTSTKKHLAANSKVSCPVNPCRDAGKLDCTTVEATAEHSNGEGLLENMPVVSQANSMAAPTDLSISDCQSKETLSSEQMVSLPELSSTEVPSSSPLESVMSEQFVLVPSSSKDSTALLQTSRNNPLPDSMLPESSKSCVTTSISMSSATETHVTISQVSGASAPQNSVTTDHASEAESISETCGVGQDSSIVMQTTDLLEGQGLTKMLSDLTKERTAMLKPSFSLQVEHSDFPPENSKTIKSNVDLPEKQELLLMNTEGDTLMQHHSCISDQEVVSGSLIASRQADSPMSTSSGSSRGFSVASMLPDTSREDVTSSTSTNTCNSCTFSEQTDIVALAARAIFDQENLEKSGGGIQVNLRDAAAKSSEVAPLESEQQPFKPQTVKANVRQLEAAPNKFHAQDPVQANVDRPVEKPSCSVGVETSNTVQISTSQSPNVTSLSVNNLIHQSRIIHPLVSCSGLSQPSEQAAVPATGIRSISSSSYVSQSPGSAMMTEYAQDQLSAIRANTMQAPQMQEPHLKQQNHESRKDSAKRAVQEDLLLSSAKRQKQCQTTPVRLEDVALTNRTPDSIADQTQMLVSQIPPNSSNPVVLVSNQGHTDGLNRLFPSNNNFVTSALRQTEVQCSSQPSISEQQGQTGGQHLQAIQHVPAQGVSHLHSNHPYLKQQQAGQLRERHHLYQLQHHVPHAESSVHSQSHSVHQQRAIQQEVQMQKKRSLVQGTQASQLSLQQKHHGNDQTRQKSGQPHPHHQQIQQQMQQHFGASQPEKNCENPSTSRNHHNHPQSHLNQDIMHHQQQDVGNRQQGSGVSSEHVSGHNQMQRLLTARGLEQQMVSQPSIVTRPSDMACAPHRQERNRVSSYSAEALIGKTPSNSEQRIGISLQGSRVPDQLEMRSYLDVSRNKGLVIHNMQSRISVDHAVGSEVQRLSDCQTFKPNGASQQPTGNFDVQASRNSEIGNSVSSLRGMQSQAFRISQNTGPPIERQKRLPYQPVRGIPTGNALPPRDNENSCHQSFMQSLLAPHLGDQVSGSQRSISEHQRNTQCSASSTIEYNCPPARETVHIRRDGEGQNRESCDMSMGTINTRNSSLNIPFSSSSSSGDIQGRNTSPNISVQKSNPMRMTDSHGTKSHMNTPVSSNMHGVVRPALPHPAISHGNAEQGQPSVRQPNSSVTQRSRHPLQDNSGSKIRQPERNRTGNQRHGNVFDPSLPHLPLSTGGSMILGRQQSTIEKRGSIVRFMSDGPQVSNDNAAPDQHALSQNFGFPFIPEGSMNPPINANTSFIPPVTQPSATRTPALIPVDPQNTLPSFYPSYSPAHPTLSNDISIPYFPNQMFPNPSTEKPSSGGLNNRFGSILSPPRPVGFAQPSFPLLPDMPPMHMTNTSHLSNFNLTSLFPEIATALPPDGSAMSPLLSIANTSASDSSKQSSNRPAHNISHILGHDCSSAV
- the USF3 gene encoding basic helix-loop-helix domain-containing protein USF3 isoform X2, whose protein sequence is MILDQAFKYITEMKRQNDELLLNGGNNEQAEEIKKLRKQLDELQKENGRYIELLKANDICLYDDPTIHWKGNLKSAKVSVVIPSDQVQKNIIVYSNGSQPGGNNQGASVQGITFNVGHNLQKQTANVVPVQRTCNLVTPVTISGVYPTENKPWSQTTVSPLASNQPVPAENILELSTSENEQDMLTSATASSQNASQSGTEQELQCSSSSTPQNDQNVPKIKNGQECTKLMKKTIMHGISIPSNTTVEASQVQQVNVTSSSIQDPRSEFQERFVVSATDTTCTPSVRLSIVDSLSSVNILKSTDLLSSAGVPVTSAIETVKAVTAISTLPAGPLDNCWSFSGSSGVGTSDLKNMSSLTRIPSAGITQTTWTTLQLAGNTVQPLTQTPSSVMTALLNEPVNGAGTISSTQNRHLAPSISLNTSVPGDGQAAEEIVVTLPSCPSVPMQPLITQPQVKTQPAGNIFPLNSAMQVIQMAQTIGSAVTAVPANQNVIILQPPNTTPCPPVVRAEVPSQTVGQQIVIIQAANQNSLPLLSAQPPGSLRVPVNGASPIASSNSSVQNTSAPQTFGGKHLVHILPRPPSLPSSSATQTFSVTMSNQQQPQTISLNGQLFALQPMMSSSGASNQAPMQIIQPTTSEDPNTNVALNTFGALANLNQSISQMAGQSCLQLSLSQPTNPTTASSQIAPINGVSLPTSAASSIATESSTVLSSASNSINTSPKKASAGLPSNIKSKRTNKKTSTKKHLAANSKVSCPVNPCRDAGKLDCTTVEATAEHSNGEGLLENMPVVSQANSMAAPTDLSISDCQSKETLSSEQMVSLPELSSTEVPSSSPLESVMSEQFVLVPSSSKDSTALLQTSRNNPLPDSMLPESSKSCVTTSISMSSATETHVTISQVSGASAPQNSVTTDHASEAESISETCGVGQDSSIVMQTTDLLEGQGLTKMLSDLTKERTAMLKPSFSLQVEHSDFPPENSKTIKSNVDLPEKQELLLMNTEGDTLMQHHSCISDQEVVSGSLIASRQADSPMSTSSGSSRGFSVASMLPDTSREDVTSSTSTNTCNSCTFSEQTDIVALAARAIFDQENLEKSGGGIQVNLRDAAAKSSEVAPLESEQQPFKPQTVKANVRQLEAAPNKFHAQDPVQANVDRPVEKPSCSVGVETSNTVQISTSQSPNVTSLSVNNLIHQSRIIHPLVSCSGLSQPSEQAAVPATGIRSISSSSYVSQSPGSAMMTEYAQDQLSAIRANTMQAPQMQEPHLKQQNHESRKDSAKRAVQEDLLLSSAKRQKQCQTTPVRLEDVALTNRTPDSIADQTQMLVSQIPPNSSNPVVLVSNQGHTDGLNRLFPSNNNFVTSALRQTEVQCSSQPSISEQQGQTGGQHLQAIQHVPAQGVSHLHSNHPYLKQQQAGQLRERHHLYQLQHHVPHAESSVHSQSHSVHQQRAIQQEVQMQKKRSLVQGTQASQLSLQQKHHGNDQTRQKSGQPHPHHQQIQQQMQQHFGASQPEKNCENPSTSRNHHNHPQSHLNQDIMHHQQQDVGNRQQGSGVSSEHVSGHNQMQRLLTARGLEQQMVSQPSIVTRPSDMACAPHRQERNRVSSYSAEALIGKTPSNSEQRIGISLQGSRVPDQLEMRSYLDVSRNKGLVIHNMQSRISVDHAVGSEVQRLSDCQTFKPNGASQQPTGNFDVQASRNSEIGNSVSSLRGMQSQAFRISQNTGPPIERQKRLPYQPVRGIPTGNALPPRDNENSCHQSFMQSLLAPHLGDQVSGSQRSISEHQRNTQCSASSTIEYNCPPARETVHIRRDGEGQNRESCDMSMGTINTRNSSLNIPFSSSSSSGDIQGRNTSPNISVQKSNPMRMTDSHGTKSHMNTPVSSNMHGVVRPALPHPAISHGNAEQGQPSVRQPNSSVTQRSRHPLQDNSGSKIRQPERNRTGNQRHGNVFDPSLPHLPLSTGGSMILGRQQSTIEKRGSIVRFMSDGPQVSNDNAAPDQHALSQNFGFPFIPEGSMNPPINANTSFIPPVTQPSATRTPALIPVDPQNTLPSFYPSYSPAHPTLSNDISIPYFPNQMFPNPSTEKPSSGGLNNRFGSILSPPRPVGFAQPSFPLLPDMPPMHMTNTSHLSNFNLTSLFPEIATALPPDGSAMSPLLSIANTSASDSSKQSSNRPAHNISHILGHDCSSAV